The segment AGCATTCCCACTGAAGCTCTTTCCGGCAGTGACTCTCAGTGCTTACCCAGCTCACTCTTttcatctccctccctctccttgctTCCACACCTGAAGGCTCCTGACTATCGGGGTGGATCCACAGGCCTCTTCCTTTTTAAGCCAATCTACCTATTTTCCCAGGTAATCTGATCTCCGCTATCACTTTCatctgatatatacatataatgtatgTATCTAGGCTGTTGATTCTCAAATTTAGAATCCTAGCTCCTTCTTGAGCTGCAGATCCACATATACAACTGGACATGTCATTGGACTGTCTCAACACGCATGCCAAACTTAACACAAAATTGAACTCCATGCCTGCCCCTTCCCCAATGGCCTTCCCAGATGTTTCTCCCAGTTCAGTGAATGGCAGCACCACCCACCAGACAATGGTGCCTGAGAGCTGCAGGCTGGGTCGACATCCGTCCGCAGATTGGCAGCTGTCACTAACCTCCAACACAGACACTTCATCTTTGAACTCCCAGCTTGAAACAGTGTGAACCATGCATTGGTGCTCAATCCACACTGTTTGTTCATTAAACTGAACTAATGTCATGTGTTTTTCTGAAAGTGGAAATAGCAACACGTGGAGTTTCTCGCTTAGCATTCCTCAGCAGCTCCCGATGTCAGTCAGGACAGAATCTGCAGTTCCGGGTGACACTCTCAGCCGTGGAGTCCCTGCTTTCTTCTCCACCCACCTCCTCATCATCACACCTTCAAAAGCACCCTGGGCTCCAGTGGAATCCAACTACTTATCAGTCCCAAGGGGTGATCAGCTctcaaaattcacattttctcCAATGTTTCCTCTTCGAATACCCGGCTCTCACATCTTCACCAAAGGCCAGTTACTTCTCAGGACTTGGCTCAGCCATTGCATTCTTCAGGAAACCCTCTGCAGTTCCCACAACGTCCTGGACAAAACCCCTGTGAACTCCTCACACAGTGTAATCACATGTCCATTTATCCCCCCACCAGGCCAGGCACTTGGCCGGCCTCAGGACCGTCCTTCATCCCGCAGCACTCCAGCGAGCACAGCACCCACGACTGACGAGTGCTTGCTGGAGACATGACTGGTTTTTGGGAGATTCATGAAAGATGCTTTCTCAACTCCACTTTGAATAGGTTATGGTAAAACGTCAGCACCACTAGGGGGCACAGAATTGTAACAGAATTTTCCAGGACACTAGCTCAAAGGAGATGTTTCTCTTCTGTATCAATCTCTTCACACAGTTTCTAAACACATGGGTCTTAAAAAGATCAAATAACTGTATTCAAATTACTCCCAGAAAGAAGTGTTTTAGTTGCCTGAAAGAAAGACAGTTGAGCTGCCATACTAACGTGTCAGAGAAAGTAAAACTAGGAATAGCCAAATACAGCAAACAGGGTTTTATGAATAAAACCGAAGATAGTGtgagaaaaaagatcaaaatgtGAAGACAATTTCAAGAAGCTGATACTACAAGATTTGGGACCGTGTTAAAATTTTCCACACAAGAAAGCATCCATACAGAGACACCCAACCAGTATCGACACAGGGAGAGCAAACGGCATTTTCCTTGCATCACCTGTATCAAAGGCGCAGCACAGAAAAAGCTAATTACAAGCTTCGTCTCCCAGTGAACTCTGCCTTCTGAGGGGGTCGGGGGAATGAGGACCCGCGGAGGCCCGGGGTGAACGCCCCTTCACGTGCTCTTGTCCCCAGGCCGCTGCGTGGAAGGGACCCCGCCGGGGAGGCGAGGCTGCTCCCCGCCCCTGCCACTAGCCGCTGTGCACGCGCTCTCTAACCCCAGGTCACCCTGGAAGGAGGGTCCCAAAGGTCCCTCCCAGCCTAAGCGGCTGCTGTCGCCGGATCTGACTTCTGGGAAGCTTCCTCAGCACCACGGGTTCCCGAATATCACCGCCGCGCCCCAGGGAAGCGCCCCTGCGAAGTTAAGAGCTGGTCTCCTCCCAGGAAACTTTCTGCCTGCGCCCGGGGGCGGCACGGAGGTGAAAGTGACCCCACCGTCGCCGAGGCCGTCAAAGTCCGCAGGCGAGAAAACCGCTCGGTTAAGAGGAAATGGTGTTCGTTTTCCCTCCTGCAGAAAAGCCAAGGTTTTCGAATTTAAAGCGTGCACGCGAGTCATTTTCAGTCTCGAGATCTTTCACCCCGAAAGTCCCGGCTCCGAAACTCCGCAGGGACCTGAGAACGCCAGGCgcgccgcccccacccccgggccCGCGCGCTGGGTCGCAGCGCAGGCTCCGGAGCATCTGCCTGACCGCGGGCGCGGACCCGCGCGCTCGCACCTGCGCCGGCGAGAGGGTCTCGGGATCCAGACGGACTGGGGCGCGGTGGTCGGCGCACCGGCAGCGGGAGCATGAGCGGCTCCAAGTCTTGCCCGTTTCAAGGGGCTcggggaaaggaaggagggaggcggGGCCCTGCCGGCGGCCGGGAGCCGGCCAGAGGGCTTCACGCCAATAACAGCGATGACAAGGGAAAGTAACAGTAAAGCCTTTAGGTGGAGCCACTGCCAGAGGCAGAAAGTCGCCGCCGGGCgcgagggcaggagggaggtgggagcGCGTCCATCCCGGGGGCGGAGACTCTTGCCTGGGGGTGCCTCGGCTTtgggcttctggaaggaagagGCGCAGGGAGCGACTACATCGGCACCGTCTGCTCTGGCGCATGGTGGAACCTTGCTCTTCCTGCGGTTGAACTTGGCTATCGCTGTCTTTCACTTTCGGGGTGTGGGGGTCCACTCTGTCGGGAGAAGTCCCCAAGCCTGGCTTCCTTCCCGTCCCCAGCGCCGCCTGTGAGGTCCTGCTGCTACGCGGGGAGCTGCAGGCCCGAGGCCGCCGCGTGTCAGAGCTGGGGGACCCGCCGGTGCCGACTCGAGACACGTCTCTCCCTGCGGAAGTCACAGCAGGCGGGGACCCGAGGAGCCAGCGTCCCGGCCCTCCACCCTTTAGGACTTTTCTCCCAGACACTGGGGCCGCCGCCGCCACTGCCGAGTCTTCGCCGTTTTATGACTTTCTGGGACTTAAATGGAAATTTCTTGACGGAGGGAAACCGGCTCATTCTCGCGCGCTTCGCGCCGCGGTCAGGCGAGCCCCCGGCACTCGTTAAGCGCAGAGGACCCGCTTCGGGGTCTTGGCGGCACCCTCACAGTCCCCCCGGGCGCGGAAGGATGTCCAGGTCCTCATGGGCTCGCCGTCTGACGCGCGGATGGAAAGTCGCAGCCCGCAGGCGGGAGTGAGCCGCGCGGAGGTGCCGGGTCCCCGCCTCGCCGCCACGGCAGCCGGGTCCCGCGGGTCCGCGCCCTCCAGAGCCGAGGACTCGCCGCCACGCGGACCGCGCGCCCGCCGGGGCAGCTGTACCTGAAGGGCCTGGCCGGGCAGGGCCGTCCGCTCCCACCCCTCGCGGAAGGAGGGCAGGACGGGGCGCGGCGGCGTAGGGCGGAGAGAGCAGCGACCTGCATCTCCAGTTTCTCCCCAGGGCAAGAGGCGGACTTAAGCTTCCGGAGCTCGAAAGCCCCAGGGAGAACCGAACCAAACTCCAGCCTCGGAGCCCGGTCTCCTCCAGGGAGGGGGGCGCACGCAGTCTGGGAGTGGGGAGCGGAGCGAGGGAAGAAGGGGGAGCCTGGGGCTGGGTGTGCGCGCGTGGGAGCGCGCCTCCGAGCGCCCCGCACTCCCCCGCGCCAGCCCCGGGGCGCTTCGGAAGGAGCGAGCGGGAGCCGCGGGAATAAGAGGGAGCAAGAGAAGCCCTCGCCGAGCGCCCCAGACAGGTCCTGATTTCGAATTCGGAGCTGAAGGCTACCAGAAACTGGGACTCCTTTGCCTCTGGCGCACCCCCTCGCCCGGCGGTTAGCTGGCTGCACGCGCCCCGCCCGTCCCGGAGGTCGTGGGCCGGCGGGCGCCCCGTCGGCCGCGGCTTCCTGCTCGCACCCCGCCGGCGCGCATGAGGCCGCTGCCCCCGCCGCAGGCACCGGCGCGCCCCTCGCGGTGCCGGTGGTGATGCCATGCCCCGCCGCCACGCGGGAGGGGACGAGGGCGGCGCCGCCGGGCTCTGGGCGCAGAGCGGCGCGGCAGCGGCGGCGCGCGGGGGGCGCCCAGGCGGCGGCATGAAGGATGTGGAGTCGGGCCGGGGCGGGGTGCTGCTGAGCTCGGCGGCCGCCGGCGGCGacgggctgctgctgctgggcacCCGCGCGGCCGCGCTAGGCGGCGGCGGCCGGAGGGAGAGCCGGCGGGGCAAGCAGGGCGCCCGGATGAGCCTGCTGGGGAAGCCGCTCTCCTACACCAGCGGCCAGAGCTGCCGGCGCAACGTCAAGTACCGGCGGGTGCAGAACTACCTGTACAACGTGCTGGAGAGACCCCGCGGCTGGGCGTTCATCTACCACGCGTTCGTGTGAGTACCCGCGTCCCCGCGCGACCGCTCCGGGACCCGTGTGCCTGGCGCCCTGGCTcggcgcgcgcgcacacacagaCACCACACGCGcagacacagacacgcacacacaccacacGAGCatacacagacacgcacacacgcgcgcacacacaccccacatgcGCGCGCGCACGTGGCGGCTGTATTTCTCGGCACGTGTTTGTGGTCTGCCCCCTGGAGCCCTCCACCTCGCTCAGCCCCACCTCTCCCACCGCAGGCTGCACCTTCTCCCGAGCGCACCCGGGGGGCTGCTCGGCAGCCATAGGCACCAAAGGGAGAGCCGGGCAGACGCGGACTCAGGCTGCGCGGATAATTGGGAGTGATTAGGTCCCGAGAGACGTCAGCCTTGACCGAGGAGGGCGCCCGGGAGctgggaaaggcagagggaggcGTGCGCGTGTGTGGAGCTAATGAGCGTGTGTCGGAGCGGGCAGGAGGTGATGGCGGGGAGGGCGCGTGGAGAGGGAGACGGAGGGCCTGCTCCTCAGCCCTGGAGGCGGAGCTGGGGAGGCCGCTACCGATTTGGTGGGGAGAGCCCGGAAGCACGCCTCTCCGCCACCTCAGCCGCCACTAACGGAAAATCTGTCAGCGCGCGTAGCCTTCCTGCTCGGAGGTGGCCCGGGTCTGGGAGAGGCGCGCGGCCGGCGAGGTGGCACGGGGCCCGGGCGCACGGACGCGCCGGCCGGCGGTGGGGCAGGGGCGTCTGCGCGGAGTCAGGCTGCGCCGTCCCGCAGAGGTGCTCAACGAGGAAAcgagtgtttatttttctttgaggcTTTTAAAACCTTCCAGTGGCTTTAAGGTTTGCCACTTTCCCCCACCGTGTCCATTCATTCAGTCTCCTGGGAGTTACCTTTATCTGGGCATTTTCAGATGCGTGACATCCGGtgtaattcttttccttttttccttctttttctcctctcctttgagttttttgtttttgtttttgtttgcttctttatgGTAAAATGAAACATAAAGACATCAGCGTTAGGAGACCCTGGAGAGCGTTGCCGGCGCTCACTGACAGGTTCCTTGTTTCCTAGTAAAATAGGTTTTGAACACGTGGACTGAGTTTCTCTTAGAAATGAGGCATGTCATCCAAACCTAGTTCCCACCTGCCTTGGAGGATTGGCGTCAACACcagaaacattttttgaaataacATGGAAGAAGGGGCTGGTTTTGTAAATAGGTGAACCTGGAATCTGACCAGTGGGAGTCAGGAAGTTGGTGGCGTCTCTAATCTGTGGGGCTCTGGTGTCTGGAAAATTTTACAGTCCCAGATTGTTGTGAACATGAGAATTAGGTAGAATATTCCAGTCAACTTTCCCTCTTACAGTGTACACAAAGAGAACGTTGTGTGGCATCATTATTACATGAGAAggtataattttattattcacttAGGTAAGATTCACATTGATTTGGATGTGGCTACTGTAATAAATGATAGACTTAGAGAAACACTACTAATACTTTTCATGTTCATCACCCCCCTGAGTTGATATATAATTAATCCTATTACCTAATTAGCTTGATAAATTATTTTGACCTGTCAGATCTACTAACACATTTGGGGATAATGATTTGTGCTCAGTTTGGCAGCAAAATCCATGCTGTATGGAAAATGGTTTTTTTCCTCGAGTTTGCTCAGAATGTTCATAGCTTTGAATGTACAATGTGCTGCCCTTTCCCACCTTTAGCTTTTGGTAAGTTGCACGCTGTACATTCAGAGGGGGTTGGGGACCACCACAGTTGGCTCTCAGCTTTGTGTTTCTGAGTGTTGCCCTGCAACGTGAAGAGGACTTCCCATAAggcaacattttattttcaatatgttGGTGTTTAACAGGTTTTTATGGCcttacagaatttttaaattttgacaaatgATTTTTCAAGAGGTTCAAT is part of the Equus caballus isolate H_3958 breed thoroughbred chromosome 20, TB-T2T, whole genome shotgun sequence genome and harbors:
- the LOC138919683 gene encoding uncharacterized protein, with amino-acid sequence MSRFPSVKKFPFKSQKVIKRRRLGSGGGGPSVWEKRRDVSRVGTGGSPSSDTRRPRACSSPRSSRTSQAALGTGRKPGLGTSPDRVDPHTPKVKDSDSQVQPQEEQGSTMRQSRRCRCSRSLRLFLPEAQSRGTPRQESPPPGWTRSHLPPALAPGGDFLPLAVAPPKGFTVTFPCHRCYWREALWPAPGRRQGPASLLPFPEPLETGKTWSRSCSRCRCADHRAPVRLDPETLSPAQEGKRTPFPLNRAVFSPADFDGLGDGGVTFTSVPPPGAGRKFPGRRPALNFAGALPWGAAVIFGNPWC